CAACCATTGCCGACCTGGCGGTGGCCACCAACTGCGGCCAGATCAAAACCGGCTCGCTGGCCCGCTCCGACCGCACGGCAAAATACAATCAGCTTATCCGCATCGAACAGGAGCTTGGGCCCGCAGCGGAATATGCGGGGCGGTCGATCCTCAAGGGCTGAGGTTAGCCCAATCTACTCACCGGCCATTATTGCAGACCTGAAAAGTAGAAATATCCGTATCTCCGGGCTTGACCCGGAGTCCACTCTCGGCGGCTATGGCGGGTAACGTCTGCGAGTAGGCTCCGGGTCAAGCCCGGAGATACGGGTTGATAGGTGTTGAGCCACAAACCACCGTCGCAACAAGTTTACTTGAGCGTGAACGGGCCCCGGCGCAGTGTGTCTGCTCAACAAACGGGGGACCAACGGTCATGCTGAAATGGATTGCACTTGCCGGCACACATGCAGGCGCACTTGCCGTGGGCTTTGCCCTTGGCATTTACCTGTTGCCAATTCTCACCGCACCTGACAGTCCCGATGAGGCGGCGCTGACAGCCTCCGCCCAAAGCGCGCTGTATGAAGCCAGCTTCACCCGCGAGCTTGAAGGCAGCGATTTTCTGCATTGGGGCGAGGGCACTGTCAGTGTCACGCCGCAGCAGATTGTCCACAACGGCGCGCTGTCGCCAGGGCCTGATTTCAAGGTCTATCTCACCAGCGAGTTTGTGGAGACAGAAGCTCAGTTCAATGCGATCAAGGACAATGCCGTGCGCATTGGCGACGTCAAAACCTTTGAAGGGTTCCTGCTGGATGTGCCGCCGGGTGTGGACGTGAGCGCCTACTCAACAGTGGTTGTTTGGTGCGAGGCGTTCGGCGAGTTCATTACGGCCGCGCAATACAAGTAGGTAGTTTTATACCTAGGGTCGCATGTCCCACGGCTCCACTTGTCCGGCAATGGTTACAACATCGTCTGACGTGAATGCTTCAATCGCGCTGGCGCTGATTTCATCATTGGTCAGCCAGCGGGAGTGATCGCCATCGCGCATAAAGCCCAGAAGCACCTGTCGGTAGGTCACATGAGTGAGGCGCTGCATCTGTTGCAGCCGCACGTCACCAAACGCACCGGGGCGTGAGGCGGCCGACCCCAGCACCTCCACCAGCCTGCCGCCCGCAGCCATGTGATGCACAATACGCGCGCGCAACAGCTCGTCGCGCCCGTGCAACCACACAAGGGCTGCGGTGAAAGGCCCGTGCGCCTCAGCCGCCTGATCGAGCGCCGCCAAAAAGGCGGCTGCGTCTTTCCAGTCGGTCTTAC
The Pyruvatibacter sp. genome window above contains:
- a CDS encoding DM13 domain-containing protein, with translation MLKWIALAGTHAGALAVGFALGIYLLPILTAPDSPDEAALTASAQSALYEASFTRELEGSDFLHWGEGTVSVTPQQIVHNGALSPGPDFKVYLTSEFVETEAQFNAIKDNAVRIGDVKTFEGFLLDVPPGVDVSAYSTVVVWCEAFGEFITAAQYK